The Planktothrix sp. FACHB-1365 genome includes a region encoding these proteins:
- the dusA gene encoding tRNA dihydrouridine(20/20a) synthase DusA, with translation MNNLRSISTLNQSYPLSIAPMMDRTDRHYRYFMRQITKRTLLYTEMVTTAAILHGDHEKLLSFSPEEKPLVLQLGGDNPNHLATCAKIAEDWGYDQVNLNVGCPSDRVQNGNFGACLMAQPELVAQAIEAMQKVVQIPVTVKHRIGIDDRDSYEDMADFVRIVSEAGCQQFTVHARKAWLQGLSPKENRTIPPLRYQEVHQLKQEFPHLLIEINGGFKTLIEVKEQLQFVDAVMIGRAAYDHPYLFATVDQEIYGEKTPPLTRREIIESMYPYIEYWLQKGVKLNSITRHLLEIFAGQPGTKAWKRYISENAHLPGAGVEVLQQALEKAN, from the coding sequence ATGAACAATCTGAGATCAATTTCAACCTTAAATCAAAGCTATCCCCTCAGTATTGCCCCCATGATGGATCGCACCGATCGCCATTATCGTTATTTTATGCGACAAATCACCAAGCGAACGTTACTTTATACTGAAATGGTGACAACCGCAGCGATTTTGCATGGCGATCATGAAAAATTATTGAGCTTTTCTCCCGAAGAAAAACCCTTAGTTTTACAGTTAGGAGGAGATAACCCGAATCATCTTGCGACTTGCGCTAAAATAGCAGAAGATTGGGGATATGATCAGGTTAATTTAAACGTTGGGTGTCCGAGTGATCGGGTTCAGAATGGCAATTTTGGGGCTTGTTTAATGGCGCAACCCGAATTAGTTGCACAAGCCATAGAAGCCATGCAAAAAGTTGTTCAAATACCCGTTACCGTTAAACATCGAATTGGCATTGATGACCGGGATAGTTATGAAGATATGGCGGATTTTGTTAGAATTGTTTCTGAAGCCGGATGTCAACAGTTTACGGTTCATGCTCGTAAAGCGTGGTTACAAGGTTTAAGTCCAAAAGAAAATCGCACTATTCCCCCATTACGCTATCAAGAAGTACATCAATTAAAACAAGAATTCCCCCATTTATTGATTGAAATTAATGGGGGGTTTAAAACCTTAATAGAAGTTAAAGAACAATTGCAATTTGTGGATGCAGTTATGATAGGACGGGCTGCTTATGATCACCCCTATTTATTTGCTACTGTGGATCAAGAAATCTATGGAGAAAAAACACCCCCTCTGACTCGCCGAGAAATCATAGAATCGATGTATCCTTATATTGAATATTGGTTACAAAAAGGGGTAAAATTAAATAGTATTACTCGCCATTTATTAGAGATATTTGCAGGACAACCGGGAACAAAAGCTTGGAAACGATATATTAGTGAAAATGCTCATCTTCCGGGTGCTGGGGTAGAAGTTCTTCAGCAAGCTTTAGAGAAAGCAAATTAA